In a single window of the Acinetobacter sp. CS-2 genome:
- a CDS encoding IS4 family transposase, translating into MSHQNTVFHQLLKPILRQDFERLAKLHHSGQKLRSATRWDQFVAILMSQLSCRQSLRDIQSNLESQQETLYHLGAKRIVRSTLARLNEEQPASLYQQLFTQLLEHCENSKTAHKFRFKNPLYSLDASHIDLSLSLCAWAKVHESKASIKLSVGLNHSNTIPEFVALGDGIENDMVQGRAFKFPAGSIIVFDKGYVDYQWFAQLTHQKVSFVTRLRPKTVYQVKSSRSVLATKGIIADECIELSSAHAKKRGAPKLLRRIEFYDTDKKRTFEFLSNNFHLAASIIAAIYKDRWKIELFFKAIKQNLKLKSFLGRSRNAIQTQIWIALIAYLLVNFVKHMAQEEWSVQRLLRIIQVNLFERKLLRSLFVPDKKWRKQEEPQLRFFL; encoded by the coding sequence TTGTCACATCAGAATACCGTATTTCATCAATTACTCAAACCCATTTTAAGACAAGATTTTGAACGTCTGGCTAAACTGCATCACTCTGGGCAAAAATTAAGATCAGCCACCCGCTGGGATCAGTTTGTTGCCATATTGATGTCCCAACTTTCTTGTCGGCAAAGCTTAAGAGACATTCAATCCAATCTCGAATCCCAGCAGGAAACGCTCTATCATCTTGGTGCGAAAAGAATTGTGCGAAGCACCTTAGCAAGACTCAATGAAGAACAGCCCGCCAGCCTGTATCAACAATTGTTCACACAGCTGCTTGAGCACTGTGAAAACTCTAAAACTGCACATAAATTTAGATTCAAGAATCCGCTGTATTCACTAGATGCCAGTCATATTGATCTTTCACTGTCATTGTGCGCATGGGCAAAAGTGCATGAATCCAAAGCCAGTATTAAACTCAGTGTTGGCTTAAATCACAGCAATACCATTCCTGAATTTGTAGCGCTTGGGGATGGTATTGAAAATGATATGGTGCAAGGCAGAGCATTTAAATTTCCTGCTGGCAGCATTATCGTCTTTGATAAAGGATATGTTGATTATCAATGGTTTGCTCAGTTGACACATCAGAAAGTCAGCTTCGTAACTCGGCTACGCCCAAAGACAGTTTATCAAGTTAAATCAAGCCGCAGCGTATTAGCGACTAAAGGGATTATTGCGGATGAATGTATTGAATTGAGCAGTGCGCATGCCAAGAAAAGAGGCGCACCTAAATTATTAAGACGTATAGAGTTTTATGATACAGATAAGAAAAGAACATTCGAATTTCTGAGCAACAACTTTCATCTGGCAGCATCCATCATTGCTGCAATTTATAAAGACCGTTGGAAGATTGAGTTATTCTTTAAAGCCATCAAGCAGAATTTAAAACTGAAGTCATTTCTAGGTCGAAGCCGCAATGCGATACAAACGCAAATATGGATTGCATTAATCGCCTATTTGCTGGTGAACTTCGTTAAACACATGGCACAAGAAGAATGGAGTGTTCAGCGTTTACTGCGAATTATTCAGGTCAATTTATTTGAAAGGAAACTTTTAAGGTCACTCTTTGTGCCTGATAAAAAATGGCGAAAACAAGAAGAACCTCAATTGAGGTTCTTCTTGTGA
- a CDS encoding DUF2797 domain-containing protein, translating into MELQGICHKMHAGLKDLSVTDRHTHKANVEYKFILDRSEVDLPFNLGQEIEIEWTGNIYCVSCGSKTSKSFSQGHCFKCFKTKASCDMCIMKPETCHYHLGTCREDSFAKEVCFQPHIVYLANSSALKVGITRLGQMPTRWLDQGATQALPIMKVGSRRLSGQLEIMFGTQVADKTDWRKLLKGEAEPLNLIEVREQLLEEFAPKIQTIRDEFNQNLEFNETIEVMEDELPREFVYPVEQYPEKIKSHNLDKTPIIRGKLLGIKGQYLILDTGVINIRKYSGYELKIRAE; encoded by the coding sequence ATGGAACTACAAGGCATTTGCCATAAAATGCATGCAGGTCTTAAGGACCTTAGTGTAACTGATCGACATACACACAAGGCAAATGTTGAATATAAATTTATTCTAGATCGTTCAGAAGTTGATCTACCATTCAATTTAGGCCAAGAAATTGAGATTGAATGGACAGGTAATATCTATTGTGTATCTTGTGGTAGTAAAACCAGCAAATCCTTTTCGCAGGGTCATTGCTTTAAATGTTTCAAAACCAAAGCGTCTTGTGACATGTGTATTATGAAACCGGAAACCTGTCATTATCACCTCGGGACTTGCCGTGAAGACAGCTTTGCCAAAGAGGTCTGTTTCCAGCCCCATATTGTTTATCTGGCCAATTCAAGCGCATTAAAAGTCGGCATTACCCGTCTTGGACAAATGCCAACGCGCTGGCTGGATCAGGGTGCAACACAGGCATTACCCATTATGAAAGTGGGTTCACGCCGTCTCTCAGGCCAACTAGAAATTATGTTTGGAACACAGGTGGCGGACAAAACCGATTGGCGTAAACTGCTCAAAGGCGAAGCTGAACCGCTCAATTTAATTGAAGTACGTGAACAGCTACTGGAAGAATTTGCACCAAAAATTCAGACCATTCGTGATGAATTTAATCAGAATCTCGAGTTTAATGAAACGATTGAAGTCATGGAAGATGAGCTGCCACGCGAGTTTGTCTATCCAGTCGAGCAATATCCTGAAAAAATCAAGTCGCATAATCTGGATAAAACACCGATTATTCGTGGCAAATTACTGGGCATTAAAGGACAATATCTAATCTTGGATACCGGTGTCATTAATATCCGCAAATATTCAGGCTATGAACTAAAAATCCGTGCTGAATAA
- a CDS encoding TrkH family potassium uptake protein, which yields MNQAQNKNPNTVNLSPPSLLALGFLSFIVVGTLLLKLPISHHGELSWLNALFTSTSAVTITGLSVVNVGDAYTTFGKVVIMLLLQSGGLGFMTFAILAALSLSSNIRLKQQMMAQETIGQTSLAKVSFTIKGVLLYSLFFETIGTLILTIAWMPEYEFSRAFFYAAFYSVSAFNNGGFSLFPNSLMSFADHYFITFTISMLYIIGGIGFVVLMDIQRTRRWKKLSANSKLILSTIAGLNLFAFIVIWALEANNPLTLANMSLGDQALNAWFHATVPRSSGFNSLEMANMTDASTLVTMILMFIGGGSLSTAGGIKVGTFIIVVLSVITFLRRSEELTVFNHSVSKTTSFKALAVVSITAILIFLGLFTLLILEPSKNFLDLLFEAVSATCTVGLSRGITSELQPASLFALILLMFAGRLGPLTLAYLIATPKKSRLKHPPADIQIG from the coding sequence ATGAATCAAGCGCAAAATAAAAATCCCAATACGGTCAATCTAAGCCCACCCAGTTTACTGGCATTGGGTTTCTTGAGCTTTATCGTTGTCGGAACTTTATTGCTCAAACTCCCGATTTCACATCATGGTGAATTAAGCTGGCTGAATGCCCTGTTTACTTCAACGTCTGCCGTGACCATTACCGGGCTGTCTGTGGTCAATGTCGGAGACGCCTATACCACCTTTGGCAAGGTCGTCATTATGCTGTTATTGCAAAGCGGCGGCCTGGGTTTTATGACCTTTGCCATACTGGCTGCACTGAGCCTTTCTTCCAATATCAGGCTCAAACAGCAAATGATGGCGCAGGAAACCATTGGTCAAACCAGCCTGGCTAAAGTGTCATTCACCATTAAAGGGGTGCTGTTATATTCCCTGTTTTTTGAGACGATTGGCACATTGATTTTAACCATTGCCTGGATGCCAGAATATGAGTTTTCCCGCGCCTTTTTTTACGCGGCTTTTTATAGCGTTTCCGCTTTTAATAACGGCGGTTTTTCCCTATTTCCCAATAGTTTGATGAGTTTTGCAGACCATTACTTTATTACCTTTACCATTAGTATGCTCTATATTATTGGTGGAATTGGCTTTGTAGTGCTGATGGATATCCAGCGCACTCGTCGCTGGAAAAAATTAAGTGCCAATAGCAAATTAATACTCTCTACAATTGCAGGTTTAAACTTATTTGCCTTTATCGTAATTTGGGCACTGGAAGCCAACAATCCCCTAACCCTGGCGAATATGAGCCTGGGTGATCAAGCCCTAAACGCCTGGTTCCATGCCACCGTTCCGCGCTCATCCGGTTTTAACAGCCTGGAAATGGCGAACATGACCGATGCTTCCACCTTAGTCACCATGATCCTGATGTTTATTGGTGGCGGTTCACTCAGCACGGCTGGAGGTATTAAGGTTGGTACTTTTATTATTGTGGTCTTAAGTGTGATCACTTTTTTACGACGCTCGGAAGAATTAACCGTATTCAATCACTCCGTTTCTAAAACCACCTCATTTAAAGCATTAGCCGTGGTTTCCATTACTGCCATACTGATATTTTTAGGATTATTTACGCTTCTTATTCTGGAGCCCAGCAAAAACTTCCTGGATTTACTCTTCGAAGCAGTTTCTGCCACCTGTACGGTAGGATTATCACGTGGCATTACCAGTGAATTACAGCCTGCAAGTCTGTTTGCGTTAATCTTACTGATGTTTGCGGGTCGTTTGGGGCCACTGACTCTGGCCTACCTGATTGCCACCCCGAAAAAAAGCCGTTTAAAACATCCACCGGCAGATATTCAAATTGGTTAA
- a CDS encoding GNAT family N-acetyltransferase: MNITIDKAEQLPEQIKELAKQAQKEGFQFVDRLIEEFESGKNRFDQPGEFLLLGYDDDKLVACGGLNQQWNENEIDARIGRVRRFYVLPKYRKHGVGKQLLQQLEKEARANFSALCLNTDTKNAAHFYQKQNYVFVENHPNYSYFKYLI; encoded by the coding sequence ATGAATATCACGATTGATAAAGCTGAGCAATTACCTGAACAAATCAAGGAATTAGCCAAGCAGGCACAGAAAGAAGGATTTCAGTTTGTTGATCGATTGATTGAAGAGTTCGAAAGTGGCAAGAACCGGTTTGATCAACCGGGTGAATTTCTGCTGTTGGGCTATGATGATGACAAGCTTGTGGCTTGTGGCGGTTTAAACCAGCAGTGGAATGAAAATGAAATTGATGCGCGTATTGGGCGGGTGCGTCGTTTTTATGTATTACCGAAATACCGCAAGCATGGTGTGGGCAAGCAACTGTTACAACAGCTGGAAAAAGAGGCACGTGCCAACTTTTCAGCATTGTGCCTGAATACAGATACTAAAAATGCAGCGCATTTCTATCAAAAGCAAAACTATGTGTTTGTAGAAAATCATCCTAACTATAGTTATTTCAAATATTTGATCTAG
- a CDS encoding adenosine kinase, which translates to MTTVDLFAIGNALIDQEFKVSDDFLIQQNLQKGTMQLTDGETQANLYNNLKETQVYKGQASGGSAANTTVAFSALGSTAFYACRVGNDELGQIYLKGLNDAGIQTAEQSVSEGVTGTCMVLVSPDSERTMQTYLGITAELSEAQINFEPLKTAKWLYIEGYLSTSDTARQAVKQAREIAKAHGVKIALTLSDPAMVQYARQGLDELLDDGVDLLLCNYHEALMYTETESIEAALAKLQLKSKYTVITLSAEGALISDSEQTLKVPGRKVTAVDANGAGDAFAGAFLYALNAGLSLKVAAELSILISSEVVSQFGPRLSVESYAELLNNFHKECA; encoded by the coding sequence ATGACAACTGTTGATCTTTTTGCAATTGGTAATGCATTAATCGACCAAGAATTTAAAGTCTCTGACGATTTCCTGATTCAACAAAATTTGCAAAAAGGCACTATGCAGTTGACTGATGGTGAAACGCAAGCAAATTTATATAATAATTTAAAAGAAACGCAAGTATACAAAGGTCAAGCATCAGGTGGATCTGCTGCAAATACCACCGTTGCATTTAGTGCTTTAGGCAGCACAGCCTTTTATGCTTGCCGCGTGGGTAACGACGAACTTGGTCAGATTTACCTGAAAGGCTTAAATGATGCCGGCATTCAAACTGCAGAACAATCCGTCAGTGAAGGTGTGACCGGAACATGTATGGTTCTGGTGAGTCCGGATTCTGAACGTACCATGCAAACTTACCTTGGTATTACCGCTGAACTGAGTGAAGCACAAATCAATTTTGAACCCTTAAAAACTGCAAAATGGCTGTATATTGAAGGCTATTTATCCACTAGCGACACTGCAAGACAAGCGGTTAAACAAGCCCGTGAAATTGCAAAAGCACATGGGGTAAAAATTGCTTTGACCCTTTCTGATCCAGCAATGGTGCAATATGCACGTCAAGGGCTGGATGAGCTTTTGGATGATGGTGTCGATTTATTGCTTTGTAATTATCATGAAGCTTTAATGTATACGGAAACTGAATCAATTGAAGCAGCATTGGCTAAATTGCAATTAAAAAGCAAATACACTGTCATTACATTATCAGCTGAAGGTGCTTTGATTTCGGATTCTGAGCAAACATTGAAAGTTCCTGGTCGTAAGGTGACTGCGGTAGATGCCAATGGCGCCGGTGATGCCTTTGCAGGTGCGTTTCTGTATGCACTAAATGCAGGTTTAAGCCTTAAAGTGGCTGCTGAATTATCAATCTTGATTTCAAGTGAAGTGGTTTCACAATTTGGACCACGCCTGAGTGTAGAAAGTTATGCAGAATTATTAAATAACTTCCACAAGGAATGTGCATAA
- a CDS encoding OB-fold-containig protein translates to MLEFLQNYNLIPFHLSLLALILLSMAETIGYYFNIRPTEFLKTLYPKKLTDSPLLNVKFSKTLIVVFLLMNFSFAGYFLQLCVFAQQKAFLPAYYLMIPALIIAVFFTVFMIHCLDQVIKPTLTKQQVSLLGRLATISSGNARPGFSAQARVRDSFGQLHYVQVEPEFGELEFQSQIILIRLKKSHYIAKKISKSNNLFSMENSQ, encoded by the coding sequence ATGCTAGAGTTTCTACAAAACTATAACTTAATCCCGTTTCATTTAAGTTTACTGGCTTTAATTTTACTCAGCATGGCAGAAACCATTGGCTATTACTTTAATATTCGTCCGACTGAGTTTCTAAAAACCCTTTATCCAAAGAAACTTACCGACTCCCCTCTACTCAATGTCAAATTCTCCAAAACACTGATTGTGGTGTTTTTACTGATGAACTTCAGTTTCGCAGGCTATTTTCTGCAACTTTGTGTATTTGCACAGCAGAAGGCATTCTTGCCTGCTTATTATCTGATGATCCCGGCACTGATCATTGCGGTGTTTTTCACTGTATTTATGATTCATTGTCTTGACCAGGTCATCAAGCCAACGCTTACTAAACAACAGGTCAGTCTGCTGGGACGTTTGGCGACCATTTCCAGTGGCAATGCGCGTCCGGGATTTTCCGCACAGGCACGGGTACGGGACAGTTTTGGTCAGTTACATTATGTCCAGGTCGAGCCTGAATTTGGCGAACTGGAATTCCAATCGCAGATTATTTTAATCCGCCTAAAAAAGTCGCATTATATTGCTAAAAAAATTTCCAAATCCAATAATTTATTTAGCATGGAAAATTCACAATAA
- a CDS encoding phospholipase A, producing MAFKTLERTTLQLSMIMLSSLYAANIHAQKPESLITPASPEACVALESNADRLACYDTLFKVPETEKTALVSERQAANQIAPAPTEPETIKEKISHGMSNIFAVEGPKIDPNTSLLDKRWELSSESKLGTWNIRAHQPVYLLPGFWTSDKNERPFSPNENNTVQVGDEQNLKSMEAKFQLSLKTKAVENLFGDNGDIWLGYTQSSHWQVYNADASRPFRETNYEPEASLVFRTNYEILGLNARLLGVTFNHQSNGRADPLSRSWNRIIFNVGLERDNFALMLRPWYRIEEDAKDDNNPDIKNYIGRGDLTAFYRKNDHEFSLMLRHSLKGGDDAHGAMQFDWAFPISGKLRGHFQLFDGYGESLIDYNHRATYVGLGVSLMNWY from the coding sequence ATGGCGTTCAAAACGCTTGAACGCACTACATTGCAACTGAGCATGATCATGCTCAGTTCTTTGTATGCGGCGAATATTCATGCACAAAAACCAGAATCTCTCATTACACCCGCAAGTCCGGAAGCATGCGTGGCATTAGAGTCCAATGCGGATCGTCTGGCCTGTTATGACACTTTGTTTAAGGTTCCTGAAACAGAAAAAACTGCACTGGTGTCTGAACGTCAGGCAGCCAATCAAATTGCACCTGCACCGACTGAGCCAGAAACGATCAAAGAAAAAATCAGTCATGGGATGAGTAACATATTTGCTGTTGAGGGACCAAAAATTGATCCCAATACGTCTTTGCTGGACAAGCGTTGGGAGCTGTCTTCTGAAAGTAAGCTTGGAACCTGGAATATTCGTGCGCACCAGCCGGTTTATCTGCTTCCAGGATTCTGGACTTCGGATAAAAACGAACGTCCTTTCAGTCCGAATGAAAATAACACGGTACAGGTGGGTGATGAGCAAAACCTGAAATCGATGGAAGCGAAATTCCAGTTGTCTTTGAAAACCAAAGCAGTTGAAAACCTGTTTGGTGATAATGGAGATATCTGGCTGGGTTATACCCAGTCATCACACTGGCAGGTTTATAATGCAGATGCCTCGCGTCCTTTCCGTGAAACCAACTATGAGCCTGAAGCCAGTCTGGTTTTTCGGACCAATTATGAAATTTTGGGCTTAAATGCACGTTTACTAGGCGTGACCTTTAACCATCAGTCGAATGGCCGTGCCGATCCTTTATCACGTAGCTGGAACCGTATTATTTTTAATGTCGGTTTAGAACGCGACAACTTTGCATTGATGCTACGTCCTTGGTATCGCATTGAAGAAGATGCAAAAGATGATAACAACCCGGATATTAAAAACTATATTGGTCGTGGTGATTTAACCGCCTTCTACCGCAAGAATGATCATGAATTTTCCCTGATGCTGCGTCACTCGCTAAAAGGTGGCGATGATGCGCATGGGGCTATGCAGTTTGACTGGGCATTCCCGATCAGCGGTAAATTGCGTGGCCATTTTCAATTGTTTGATGGCTATGGTGAAAGCCTGATTGATTATAACCATCGAGCCACTTATGTCGGTTTAGGTGTGTCCTTAATGAATTGGTATTAA
- a CDS encoding Rieske (2Fe-2S) protein, which produces MMEEIPEREARSYETPNGDNIFITQRDGSFFAYQNICPHLQVELEFLENQFLDRDQEYIECSTHGALFLVETGECISGPCLGQSLEKVKINVHSDGGIYLKEE; this is translated from the coding sequence ATGATGGAAGAAATCCCTGAACGTGAAGCACGTTCATACGAAACGCCAAATGGTGACAATATTTTCATTACCCAGCGTGATGGTTCATTCTTTGCCTATCAGAATATCTGCCCTCACTTACAGGTCGAACTGGAATTTCTGGAAAACCAGTTTTTAGACCGTGATCAGGAATATATTGAATGCTCCACTCATGGAGCCCTGTTTCTGGTTGAAACCGGTGAATGTATTTCTGGTCCCTGCTTAGGGCAATCACTTGAAAAAGTAAAGATTAATGTGCATTCTGATGGTGGAATTTACCTGAAAGAAGAATAA
- a CDS encoding insulinase family protein: MTVDVTETISQTVHPAFQLIRQHHVEALDIRVSEYKHKATGAIHYHLASDLDENVFLVAFRTQPMDSKGEAHILEHTALCGSEKFPVRDPFFLMIRRSLNTFMNAFTSADWTAYPFATQNKKDFQNLLEVYLDAAFAANLNELDFAQEGIRIELENGEPVYKGVVFNEMKGAMSSPSDQLYHQLAHHLFPHTTYHYNSGGDPKNIPDLTYPELVDFYKSHYHPSNAVFMTFGNESAYYLQEQFETLALSKFEKGQTLHSTPETRLTAPLEVTESYAVDAEDLKDKTYHVISWLLPQASDIKLRLGMRLVEGILLEDSASPLRHYLETCGYAQSTGPIMGVDDSNFEMTFFCGVQGSNPEHAQEFKDGVFKVLEEVASKPVDAEMVDAILHQIELHQREINGDGMPYGLSLILNGLSSVIHHSDPIQVWDVDTAIEQVKEELKDPMWLSNLIKEYLLDNPHRVQMTLLPDATKSAREAEAEKARLAEIGAQLTDEQKAEILKQTEALKVRQDTPDDLNLLPKVGLEDVLADLHIVQGQLREIISNNLDTPLNLYHAGTNGIYYQQVLVKIPDQVVQSPYFNLLSILLGEVGAGEYDYLELQQLQTAVSGGVGMGASLRSKYDDKNKISAWLTLTTKSLVNNFEAIRLLKLAFEQLRFNEKDRIIELLQQRKTRWNSRISGSGHSYAMQIAGRNHSALAQRDYQNTGLGALNWLGDLVSKIESDETAYNALIAELKAIHRLLLQAPKQFLLVCEEHQSDRLIEEVQDVWDKLAVDKSPVELTQIITENSNNDEAWLIQANVQFCAAAYAAVEVSHPDAAPLMVLAAYLRNGFLHSAIREKGGAYGGGASYDGNACSFRFYSYRDPRLAETFKDFDASINWLLNSEHKPHQLEEAILGLIASMDKPGSPAGEAITACYALLHARTPAVRKQLRARLLAVTLDDLKRVAEQYLVQQKPVKAVVAPVAKREALLELGFDIKQVN, translated from the coding sequence ATGACTGTAGATGTCACTGAAACCATTTCTCAAACTGTTCATCCTGCGTTTCAGTTGATACGTCAACACCATGTTGAAGCCCTAGATATTCGGGTGTCTGAATATAAGCATAAAGCCACTGGTGCTATACATTATCATCTGGCCAGTGATCTGGATGAAAATGTCTTTCTTGTTGCGTTTCGTACCCAGCCCATGGATTCAAAAGGTGAGGCGCATATTTTAGAACATACTGCGCTTTGTGGTTCGGAAAAATTTCCGGTCCGTGACCCATTCTTTCTGATGATTCGTCGTTCGCTCAATACCTTTATGAATGCGTTTACTTCAGCAGACTGGACCGCCTATCCTTTTGCCACGCAAAATAAAAAAGACTTCCAGAACCTGCTGGAAGTGTATCTGGATGCTGCTTTTGCTGCCAATTTAAACGAACTTGATTTTGCTCAGGAAGGTATTCGCATTGAGCTGGAAAATGGCGAACCGGTTTATAAAGGCGTGGTCTTTAATGAAATGAAAGGGGCAATGAGTTCTCCTTCAGATCAGCTTTATCATCAATTGGCGCATCATTTATTCCCGCATACTACCTATCATTACAATTCCGGTGGCGATCCTAAAAATATTCCGGATTTAACTTACCCTGAGTTGGTTGATTTCTATAAGTCACATTACCATCCAAGTAATGCGGTATTTATGACTTTTGGCAATGAATCGGCTTATTACTTGCAGGAACAATTTGAAACTTTAGCCTTGTCTAAATTTGAAAAAGGTCAAACCTTACATTCAACACCCGAAACCCGTTTAACTGCACCGCTTGAAGTCACAGAAAGTTATGCTGTAGATGCAGAAGACCTGAAGGATAAAACCTATCACGTGATTTCATGGCTGTTGCCGCAAGCCAGTGATATTAAATTACGCTTGGGGATGCGTCTGGTTGAAGGTATTTTGCTGGAAGATTCAGCTTCGCCATTACGTCATTATCTGGAAACCTGTGGTTATGCCCAGTCTACCGGTCCAATTATGGGTGTGGATGATTCCAACTTTGAAATGACCTTCTTTTGTGGCGTACAGGGTTCAAATCCTGAACATGCCCAGGAATTTAAAGACGGTGTGTTTAAGGTTCTTGAAGAAGTTGCTTCGAAACCGGTTGATGCCGAAATGGTGGATGCGATTTTGCATCAAATCGAATTACATCAGCGTGAAATCAATGGCGATGGCATGCCTTACGGTTTAAGCCTGATTTTAAACGGTTTAAGCAGCGTCATTCATCACAGCGATCCGATTCAGGTCTGGGATGTAGACACGGCGATTGAACAGGTCAAAGAAGAACTTAAAGACCCAATGTGGTTGTCCAACCTGATTAAAGAATATCTGCTGGATAATCCGCATCGTGTACAGATGACTTTGCTGCCTGATGCAACCAAGTCGGCAAGAGAAGCTGAAGCGGAAAAAGCGCGTCTGGCTGAAATTGGTGCCCAACTGACGGATGAGCAAAAAGCAGAAATTCTCAAGCAAACCGAAGCATTAAAAGTCCGTCAGGATACGCCGGATGATTTGAACCTATTACCGAAAGTCGGTCTGGAAGACGTTCTTGCGGACTTGCACATCGTACAAGGTCAATTGCGTGAAATTATCAGCAATAATTTAGACACGCCTTTGAATCTGTATCATGCCGGAACCAATGGCATTTACTATCAACAGGTGTTGGTAAAAATTCCAGATCAGGTGGTTCAGTCGCCATATTTCAATTTACTTTCAATTTTGCTGGGTGAAGTCGGTGCGGGTGAATACGACTATCTGGAACTGCAACAACTGCAAACTGCAGTGAGTGGTGGCGTGGGGATGGGGGCATCTCTACGTTCAAAATATGATGATAAAAACAAGATTAGCGCATGGCTTACGTTGACCACCAAATCATTGGTGAATAATTTTGAAGCCATCCGCCTGTTGAAACTGGCATTTGAACAACTGCGTTTTAATGAAAAAGACCGTATTATTGAATTATTGCAACAACGTAAAACACGCTGGAATTCACGTATTTCCGGTTCTGGTCATAGTTATGCCATGCAAATTGCAGGGCGTAACCACAGTGCTTTGGCACAGCGTGACTATCAAAATACCGGTCTGGGTGCGCTGAACTGGTTAGGCGATTTGGTAAGTAAAATTGAAAGTGATGAAACTGCTTATAATGCATTAATTGCAGAATTAAAAGCCATTCATCGTTTACTTTTACAGGCACCAAAACAATTCTTGCTGGTGTGTGAAGAACATCAGTCCGATCGTTTGATTGAAGAAGTGCAAGACGTTTGGGACAAGTTAGCTGTTGATAAAAGTCCGGTAGAATTAACTCAAATCATCACAGAAAATAGCAATAATGACGAAGCCTGGCTGATTCAAGCCAATGTTCAATTCTGTGCTGCTGCTTATGCTGCAGTAGAAGTTTCTCATCCAGATGCTGCACCTCTCATGGTATTGGCTGCTTATTTGCGTAATGGTTTCCTGCACAGTGCGATTCGTGAAAAAGGCGGGGCGTACGGTGGTGGAGCAAGCTATGACGGCAATGCCTGTTCATTCCGTTTTTATAGCTATCGTGATCCGCGTCTGGCAGAAACTTTTAAAGATTTTGATGCCAGTATTAACTGGTTGCTGAATAGTGAACACAAACCGCATCAATTGGAAGAAGCAATTTTGGGCTTAATTGCCAGTATGGATAAACCGGGTTCTCCTGCCGGGGAAGCCATTACTGCCTGCTATGCACTATTGCATGCACGTACGCCTGCGGTGCGCAAGCAATTACGTGCACGTTTACTTGCTGTAACTCTGGATGATCTAAAACGGGTTGCAGAACAATATCTGGTTCAGCAAAAACCGGTCAAGGCTGTGGTTGCACCCGTAGCTAAGCGTGAAGCGCTGCTTGAACTTGGTTTTGATATTAAGCAAGTGAACTAA
- a CDS encoding DUF6231 family protein, whose product MAEQNVITSMLDDLSNEQPIQTALCIGQNLAQYDNNQSIQWHYFNVTEFLNLPFTRRYDLGFVVMDSQELAVLSGVQKSQLLVRLRDLMAKRIVVVSRLQDEKLLRALGFTQLIDKTRHDSDFALWQFNILTYKHVPDWFNSKFWANPENWNKFRW is encoded by the coding sequence ATGGCTGAACAAAATGTCATCACTTCAATGCTAGACGATTTATCCAACGAACAGCCTATCCAAACTGCATTATGTATTGGTCAAAATCTTGCGCAATACGACAATAATCAATCAATTCAATGGCACTATTTTAACGTAACTGAGTTTTTAAATCTGCCTTTTACCCGGCGATATGATCTGGGTTTTGTAGTGATGGATTCACAAGAGCTGGCTGTACTTTCTGGTGTGCAGAAGTCTCAGTTGTTAGTGAGATTGCGAGACCTGATGGCAAAACGAATTGTTGTGGTGAGCCGGTTGCAAGATGAAAAATTATTGCGCGCTTTGGGCTTTACCCAGCTCATTGATAAAACCCGTCATGACAGTGATTTTGCATTGTGGCAATTCAATATTTTAACGTATAAGCATGTGCCTGACTGGTTTAACTCCAAATTCTGGGCAAACCCTGAAAACTGGAATAAATTTCGCTGGTAA